DNA from Candidatus Eremiobacteraceae bacterium:
ACACCTGCGTCTGGAGGAGCGAGTTGACCGCGCTGCTCACCCGTGACGCTGCGACCGAGATGACTTCGAGCGCGACGTCCGCCTTGGCTCGCGCGATCGACGCACCGGCGACGTCACCCCCACCACCCGCGAGCACGGCGGCCTCTACGTCTGCGCCGTGCAGCGCATCGGCAGCGCCGCCGAGCGCACTCGCCAACGCGTCTCCGAATGATGATGTCGCTCTCGGTGAGGCCGAGGCCGGCATGCCGGCCTGCGCGACGCCGTCGATGATATCGACGTTCATGCGCGGTCGACGTCGATCGCCTCGACGTCCATTTGTTTGGCCGCCTGAAGCGCCGCCACGTCCGCGTCGTACGCTCGTCCGGCCGCGACGAGCGATACCATTTGATCGATGGAATCGTCACCCCCGGCCGGCTTCGAAACGATCGAGGCGACTCGAACCGGCTCGGGCACACCGCCGCCGAATAGCGCAAACCCGAACGCCGAATCGCCATCGTCGACGCCATATGTGTCGTCGAACGCTAAACTCCCGGTCGGGTAGGATCCTAGCGCCGAGTCGAGCGCGCTCGCGAACGAGCCTTCGCCGGCCGGCTCAAGAACGGGCGCGCGGGGGCGGAAGGTCGAGCCGTCACGTGGGATCCCCGCGTTGGCGATATTCTCAGCGATGAGATCCATCTCGGCGCGGTGCGCCGCCATTCCGCTGGCCGCGATGTCGAAGGCTGACGCGCTCATCGCCGCGCGTCCTCCGCGACGGTGCGATACTCGCGCAGCATCGCGCGCTCTTGGTCGGCGAGCGCCCGAAAGCGCAGCGAATTCTCGGCGGTCGCGCCCATCGCGTACTCGATCGTGCCGCTCGCCCCAGACGAGGGCGCCGAACGTACGGCGGCCGCGAACTCGAGACCGCGATCGCTCAGCTCGGGTGCCGGCGCTATGTCGCGTGCGACGAAGCCGCTCGAGCGCGCGTTCGCCGCGTCTTCTGCGAGCACGCGCGCCCGCAATTGCGCCACGTTCATACCTTGTTCGACCAACCCGAACGACCCATCGACCATTTCGCACGACCTCCGGCCGAGAACGAGCGTACGCTTACCATATGAACAGCGTTTGTCGGCGTAGTGGCGGCAGAGAAAGCGAGCTCCCGCGAAAGAACACCAGTACGAATCGTGGAAATATTCGATCTCCCGTCGGCTCGAAGCCGGTGGCTTTGCAGCCGATAGTATAGATGAGAAGGCGGCGGTCCCGACCTTGCCTGTCGGGCCTATTGCTGTCGCCGCTCGTTCTGACGCGCCTAGAGCATCGGGTGGTGAGATGAGTCACGACCGGCGTGACAATCCGTGGGAGCGCATCGCTTCGCGTCTTGACGAAGCGTACGACGATGCGCGCTCGCTCGCCGATGCGAAGCCTACGTCCGGCCGTCCGCCCGCACGCGCGAAGAACGCCGCCGATCGTCTGATCGAACTCCTCGCAGACGCTCGCCACGACGTGCGCGCGCGCGAGGTCGAAGCGTCGGTCGCGGCGACCCGAGCCCAGCGGCTCGAGGTCGAGCTCGCGCAGGCGCTGCGCAGGGCCGACACGCTCGTGCGCATCGGCAAAGCGATCAACGCCGTCCGCGAAGTACCTGCGCTTCTCCAACTCGTCGTCGATCTTGCCGTCGAAGCGACTGCCGCCGAGCGCGGCCTCGTCGTCATCCCCGATCCCGCCGGCGGATCGCGCGAATACAGCGCGGCGAGCAACCTCGATCCGTCCGACATCGGGGCGCCGTCGTTCGCCATCAGCCGGTCGATCGTCGAGCGCGTCCTGCGCGAGGGCGAGCCGCTCGTGACGACGGATGCGCAGAACGATCCGAACGTCGACGAAGCCCCGAGCATCCGGTCGCTCCACATCCGGTCCATCATCTGCGTGCCGATCCGCAACAAGGACGGCGTCGTCGGCGTCATCTACGTCGACTCGCGGATCCGCCCCGACAGCCTGCTCCACCACGATCCCGAGCTGCTCGCGACGATCGCCGACCAAGCCGCCGTCGCGATCGACAACGCGCGGCTCTACGACGACTTGACGAAGAGCTTCGCCGAACTATCCGGCATCAAAGGTC
Protein-coding regions in this window:
- a CDS encoding flagellar hook-basal body complex protein FliE, producing MNVDIIDGVAQAGMPASASPRATSSFGDALASALGGAADALHGADVEAAVLAGGGGDVAGASIARAKADVALEVISVAASRVSSAVNSLLQTQV
- a CDS encoding flagellar basal body protein; translated protein: MSASAFDIAASGMAAHRAEMDLIAENIANAGIPRDGSTFRPRAPVLEPAGEGSFASALDSALGSYPTGSLAFDDTYGVDDGDSAFGFALFGGGVPEPVRVASIVSKPAGGDDSIDQMVSLVAAGRAYDADVAALQAAKQMDVEAIDVDRA